In the genome of Pyrobaculum islandicum DSM 4184, the window GTTTTAAGTCTGTTAGTAAAATCCTCAAGCTCTTTTTTATTCGGAAGCTTCCCATAGAGGATGAGGTAGGCAACCTCTTCATATGTTGAATGGCGTGCTAAATCTTCTATTCTATACCCCCTGTACCATAGAATACCTTTTTCTCCGTCAATATCACTTATGGAAGTAGATTTTATCAAAACATCCTCTAAGCCATGGATTATTGGACCACATGGCGATTGTAGTATTTTTCCAGCAGTTTTTATTTGTACAGTTTGCTCACTCATATAATGGGATTTTAGACTTCTAAATTTTGTTTTTGTATGACTATCCGAGCAAATAAATTTGCCAAAATAAGTATCAGATAGGATGCCGACAGTCACATGTCCGCCGGGTTCCTATCATCACTAGTTGTTATAGATAAAAATAAATTTAAAAACCTAACACTCTGAGATTTAAATTAAATACAGTTTTCATAGATATAAATTATATAAGTGATAAAATTTTAAGAAATGAATTTTGAACATTTTAGCTCTATTAGACCTAATGCATCTGAAAAGGTTTCACCACATACAACGACAAACGTTGTACCTTGGCTACTGTATGCCCCAAGCGTTTTAGCTAACGCTATGCTATACCTTTCGAGAGAATCTTCGGTAGGCGGAATTTTCAACTTACCGTCTTTTTCCACGATTATTAATGCCCCACATGCACCACGTCTCACGAGATCATCGCGTAGACCTAAGACGTCATTTACATATTCATCGACCACATATGCGATACACCTCTTACCACACAATACTTCTCTTGCCTCTTCTACTACGAATATATCTCTAATACGACAAAGGCTCAGAGCCTCCCTTAGAAAAGATGCGCCGCTCTCTGTTATCTTAACTCCCCCTCTCATCACAATGATATGACTTAGTTCTCTGCCGCCTTCTAACAAAGCTCTTACGACACCTTCGCCGATTTTAAGCTCCTCAGCTAGGTTCTTCCTACCCCGTGGAGTGTTAGAATTTTTCAATACAGCGAGCATCTGGAGATAAACCACCTCTTTGCTCCTCTTCACACCTTAGTATATCAATAAGCTTAAAAATTTTTAAATAGGATATAATAGTGGTGTTATGTCAACTATTAAAATCGAAGAAGTTAAACCACGTGTTGAACGATTTGCGGCCCACAGCCATATAAGGGGATTAGGTGTGAGAGATGGCAAAGTGGAATTTATTGCAGACGGATTTGTAGGCCAGACAGAAGCGAGAGAAGCCGCATATATCGTTGTTAAAATGATTAAAGAGGGCAAGTTTGCAGGCAAAGGCGTTTTAATCGTGGGACCGCCCGGCACGGGTAAGACAGCATTGGCGTTAGGTATTGCCAGAGAGTTGGGCTCAGAGACCCCCTTTGTGGCTATATCAGCTGGTGAGATATACTCACTAGAGGTCAAGAAGTCGGAATTTCTAATGAGGGCTTTGAGAAGAGCTATTGGCATTAGAGTAAGAGAATGGAGAAAAGTCTACGAGGGAGAGGTGAGAAGCATAGAATTTAGGTACGGGCGCCACCCGTATAACCCCTATTTACAAAGGGTACTGGGCGCCACGATAAAACTACGTACTAGAGACGATGAAAAGACATTACGCGTGCCTGCAGAGATAGCACAACAACTTATTGAGCTTGAAGTCGAGGAAGGTGATATAATTATGATTGACGAAGAGACGGGAACTGTCACTGTAGCAGGCAGAGGCGAAAGTGGAGAACAATACGATATAGCTGTCAGGAGAAGAATAGAACTACCAAGGGGACCCGTTTACAAGGAGAAGGAGATTGTGAGATTTTTCACTCTCCACGACGTAGATATGTCTCTGGCTAGACAGAGGGGCATTATATCAGCTATGATATTCGGCTTTGCAGAAGAAGTTAGAGAAATACCAGACGAAGTGAGGAGACAAACAGATGAAATCGTGAAAAAAACAATTGAAGAAGGCAAGGCGGAGCTAGTGCCCGGAGTCTTGTTTATAGATGATGCACACCTATTGGACATTGAGGCGTTCTCCTTCCTTACCAGAGCCATGGAGACAGAGTTTGCACCTATTATTATAATGGCGACAAACAGAGGATTTGCAAAAATAAGAGGTACAGACATAGAGGCGCCACATGGAATTCCACAGGATATGCTTGATAGACTTGTAATTATCCGCACAAGGCCCTACACCGCAGAGGAAATTAGAGAAATCATAAATATAAAAGCCCGTGAACAAAACATCTCACTGACAGAAGATGCACTCAAACTTCTGACTTCTGTAGGCGTTGAACACTCTCTGAGATACGCGCTCCAATTGTTAATCCCGGCCTATATACTAGCAAAAGAGAGGGGGAAATCCGCAGTAGGCCCTGAAGAGATAGAATACGTAAGAAAACACTTTATATCTGTAAAAGAATCTGTTGAATATGTCAAGTCTTTAGAAGAGAAATTCTTGAAGTAGCTTTTCTCTTTTGTTTAGCCAAGTAGATGTTGTAAACCGCGTATAGAATTAACAACTGACCTATGTCTAAGTATATCTGAGAAGCCTCCTTTACCGAGATTATATAAAACAACGGATATATAGATACCCCAGAGCCGGGAGGAGATGATGTAAAGAGAAGCGTCAAGTAGTGAAATACCGCTATGAGAATAGACAGTACGGCTAACGTCCACCGAACTCTAATATTTGGCTTCAAAAAGAACGTAGCCACTACAGCCGAGAAAAACAATACTGTTAACACCACAGTTATTCTCCAGAAGTAGAGCCAAATGGGTATACTATTAATCGCTTTAACCCCCTCATTAGTTAAGATCTTGTTTGGCGGAGGCCTTAACGCATCTGATATCAAATACTCCACAGGCGATAATGCAGATAAGATTACCAAGACAACTACTAACAATGTGAAAGCCAGAAACCTCATTTAATCGATTGGAGTATCCTATACTGCTCCCCTAGTAAACCCAAAGTTGCGTTAAAAATTAACATCGCCGCCAATGCCCATGTAACTATGTTGACTAACGCCTTGCCGTTTTTCTCGCCTAGTTTTCTCTGGACCACTGCGGCGACAAGTTGGCCGCCGTCAAGCGGGTATATAGGCAATGCGTTTAATACGGCAAGGCCGTAGTTAACCACTACAAGCCAGAATACTAACCTTGCAAAATCTGTGTTATATAGCTGGTCTCTTCTTATCGGACCCTCGTCGTATCCCCACAGAGGCAGACTACCAAGCCCTAATCCGAAGAATATTACGCCTTCTCTCTCTACTAGTGTTATATTAAAGGCTATTTGGGTAGTATTCCTTTCCACTACGACTCTTATCACGTCGCCAGGTTTACATCTGAATTTTATCTCTTGTAGAGATGTTATTAGTTGTCCACTCCACCTAATTTCTTCGACCACGCCGCACCCCTCGATTCTTTTTATAACATCTCCCGCCCTAATTCCTCCTTTATATAATGAGCCATCTGTGTAAAGCCATATTATCTTAGGCGTTG includes:
- a CDS encoding RuvB-like helicase, with product MSTIKIEEVKPRVERFAAHSHIRGLGVRDGKVEFIADGFVGQTEAREAAYIVVKMIKEGKFAGKGVLIVGPPGTGKTALALGIARELGSETPFVAISAGEIYSLEVKKSEFLMRALRRAIGIRVREWRKVYEGEVRSIEFRYGRHPYNPYLQRVLGATIKLRTRDDEKTLRVPAEIAQQLIELEVEEGDIIMIDEETGTVTVAGRGESGEQYDIAVRRRIELPRGPVYKEKEIVRFFTLHDVDMSLARQRGIISAMIFGFAEEVREIPDEVRRQTDEIVKKTIEEGKAELVPGVLFIDDAHLLDIEAFSFLTRAMETEFAPIIIMATNRGFAKIRGTDIEAPHGIPQDMLDRLVIIRTRPYTAEEIREIINIKAREQNISLTEDALKLLTSVGVEHSLRYALQLLIPAYILAKERGKSAVGPEEIEYVRKHFISVKESVEYVKSLEEKFLK
- a CDS encoding DUF4443 domain-containing protein — its product is MKRSKEVVYLQMLAVLKNSNTPRGRKNLAEELKIGEGVVRALLEGGRELSHIIVMRGGVKITESGASFLREALSLCRIRDIFVVEEAREVLCGKRCIAYVVDEYVNDVLGLRDDLVRRGACGALIIVEKDGKLKIPPTEDSLERYSIALAKTLGAYSSQGTTFVVVCGETFSDALGLIELKCSKFIS